The following nucleotide sequence is from Mytilus trossulus isolate FHL-02 chromosome 9, PNRI_Mtr1.1.1.hap1, whole genome shotgun sequence.
TAATATTAGTATGTTTACccgtttggttttttttgcaatgTGCACACTGTGCATGTCTGTTACCGTCATAACAGTAATATAGTCAACGTGAACATCTTAATTGAATATGAATACGCGGACGCGTTTAATCGTATTCGATTAAGATTTCTTATTTGAAAACTAATAGTGCTTACTAAATGTATTAAACAGTATTAAATTCACTCTCAGCTGAAGTAAATCCCATtcggaaaaaaatatacaaaattaacaGTTGTTACGCGTGCGACTCAAGATCTTGATAACTATATAAATTTGTCAAAGGGttatactttataaaaataaatcatatgatTTTAACTTCATACCTTTATCATCTATTGACACTTCGGTCTGCTTAAGATTTTTCTTTATGATATATGTATGTaacaaaagtaccaggatttttttacgccagacgcgcgttgcGTCTTAATATAAAAACCCATCGGTgaagctcagatcaaaatagtcaaaaagtcaaaaaattacaaaaagttgaagagtagtgaggacccaaaatttcaaaaaaggtgtgccaaatacgtATAAGTCATGATAGGAAAtcatttatacaatattattaaaataagttcacCATCCCTTGCTCCTCAATTGTCTATATGTCACTGTTTGAATATCACTTATATTGTTCTCgttaacttttttcaatttcaaatgttaaagcTCGTATGCAGATAATTTCTTTGTACCAATCTTCACAATAAGCTGGGCTAGCAAGAACTCTTCTAAACACCGACAGTAACGAATATTTACATTATGATACAAACTGTAAAATAGTGGTATTAAATTTAATTTCGTCAATATAGCTAAAATGCAATGCGAATATGCCATATTCAAATAAACGAAATCAAGTTGAAATGTATGAAGGtgacaaaattattaaacataaaaCGCACGTTTTTCATTAATTCGTTTATTTATAGATGACattatttaaatagattttgtCATGATGTTTACgatataaaagaacaaaacatgTGTTAGATATGAAATCATTTACAATTGAAGTATActttggattcattattattcgttggatacccaTTTGTGTAGGAACAGAAGAAACATGAATAATTATGTTCAAGAATAACCAATTTTCTATTGTCTCATACGTAGTTATTaccaaaaccacaaaatcaaatatctacgaaaatgcaagtttaccTCAATCCACGAAACTTACATTCATTGAAAATGGATGAATCCTCAGTAGTTGAAATAACAATAACTAATTGTCTTTGCACAAGGTCAACTAGACACAATTGATATTATTACACTAGTTTTGTTTCATCAATTGCTCTTTTTTTATagttagagaaaaaaatatacggattccacaactgcaacaagtgtgttTTACGATATTTCATAATTATCAAAGGCACCAGGCTTAtcatttaatacaccagacgcacgtttcgacTACACATGCTgcatacgactcatcagtgacgctcatatcaaaataatgagaaacccaaacaaatataaagttgaagtGCATCGAGGACCCAAGATTTCCAATAGTTGCGCCCTTTACGGCacactttaattttaaatatcttttgttAACGTATTTGTGTAGTGTCCCTCTGTAATGAattgtaacaaaataattgttacTATGTTGTTTTAGTCTTGACCTTGTCATTATTTTTGCGCTGTTTAATAACATAGAATATGCTAAAAAAAGTATAGTTACAAGTTGCTAACAAACAAGGTTACAAAGACGGAcatgtgtatttttttactaGTAAATGTCAAAACTGGGTATATGTTGGCATGCATAAGATCATTGACCCGTAGAAGCATTTTACATCAGAGCACATACTTTgtccgtttaaatggttttacattacttatgtttggggccctttatatcaTGCTGCTTGTTGTACGCCAgcgctccgtgttgaaggccttaccttgacctataatagtttacttttataaattgttatttggatggagagttgtctcattggcactcataccaaatctcTCTATATCTATTCATTAAATTCATTGCATATGATGCTATACCGTGAATGCAAGCTGGATAATAGTATTTTTAATAAGAATTATTTCATACACAGATACTTTGTTAAGTGGTCATCTCAACCCATCCTCTTGGTACGATCATTTTAATGTGCttcgttgaagacccattgctGGCCAGGAACTGTTTTCCACAtggttgtcagtttgttttagatttatgagtttgagtgttcctttggtatctttcttctCTCTTTTAATACACTTAGtctatctttttcttttctttatcaaTATATCAGAAGCATATATTACGCTGTTCGAAAATAGCAAAACTAGAAAACCATATTATATTTGAATGGTACAACGACACACCAATATGACATAATATAGTTATCGACCATAGGAAATTCACCAGTTCTGAAAGAAGGATTCGGCTAACCAACTATTGAAAGCCAGACGATGAAATAGTATAAACCGATACTGGactaacaaaaatgtattgcaCTAGCAGGAATGTACATCTGCATTAACTATCAAATGGTATGTCACAATACTCCCAGTTAAGGGAATCGCATGAGGCAAACAGTTTGCTCATATTATTGAAGTTAATTATTTCAAACCTATAATGACTCTGCCTTCACGttttaagtttttaatattCCACTTACATTGCAATGCCAACAAACCAACAAACcgtgttttctttctttcttgtCGAACTGATCTCGAAACCAAACACACGTatctttttcaattgtttttttggaGAATCAAAAAAGAACAACATAAATGAAACAATCACAATGTTTGTATATCAACTGTTTTCTTGACGGCATTTAACAATTGTTTACGACTGACTCTACATGAACCTCAGGTATAGGTAATCTAAAATCAATTTGGTGATATAGGTCACTGTTATGAAGGGTTCTCAAGACTGAACATGCGTAATTAAATGTAAcgcattactaaaaaaaaagaaataaaacagcaACAATCAAAGCGTTATAATGTCAGTGCTTTTAAGggaaggtatatatttttttacaatttaaaattccTTAAACAATGTTGTCTTACGATATTTGTTTTGCTATTATAAGGCCATATTGATCAGATAGATCCTCAAGTTTTTGGGGATTTATAAATAGTAAGCTTGTATTGGTTTGGTTTTGAGTATTTCTAGTGCATGTAGtgatagtaaataaacataacaCACTTAGGATGCAACAAATTTCTATACTCTTCTGGGGAAATACCTATACCTATTCGAACAGTGATTTGTAACTTATTCAAACGCGTTTTtactattgtttatctgtttgtctttttcatttttagccatggcgttgtcagtttattttcgatttatgagttaggctgtccctctggtatctttcgtccttcctTTATACGTTTTATGAAATACAAATGACTTATAAATATCGTACTATTGATTTGCTACTCTTTAACATGTATTGCCACTGAAGATGTACAAAATAAAAgcacaagaaaataaatataagtcATCAGTTTATTCTTTACACAAGTCTAATATTTAaagtaacaatatattttatggaTCTTGTATGCTTGCTAGGACGTGTAAAGACTTGACAACCGCATTAACTAGCCTCTCTTGCGAACACATCTTCTGTATGAACAGGTATAGCCATAACAACACTGGAagttaaaagtacattttcttTGCCAACACGGTGCTCTTTTTACACGCCTGAAACAAGATAACttgtattctttaaaaaaatgccttGAGTACCTTACATTTAATTTGCTGTTATGAGTGATCTTATTGTATATATTCGATAGACACACTTTACTTGGGGTAGGAATTTCTTAACCCATATTTGTAAGCGATAGTGTTGGATAAGTTAAACCTTATGCGAGTTTATCTGCACGTCTGATATAATTAACACTgtgtttattttagtttaatgAATGTTTATTTTCCATGTTTAAACTTTGATGCTGAATATCCATCTATTACTGTCAAACATCTTAATTTATAGTTAAAGCGTGTTGTGAATGTttccaaaataaatgttttctttgattttgcaTCACACATGTGAAATGCTACTTGACAACATGATACCATTATAGATGCAAACTACAGGcaataatcatttcaaaattataaattttaaaagtttcacaGTAATACattcttaatttatttcttGCCATTGAGAATGGTCTATTATCATACATCAGCGTTgcatttttggttatttttcgTCCGAGATACATTGTTCACCATATGTGTTGTATTAGGTTTTAACAGTATAgtgttgtggttttttttatttgaaatatacaattatctGTGATACAACCCGGATTCCTTATTactttcatattttcaattgacattttgttATAGGGACACTGGTATTTGATATCTTATCaatcaaataaaatcaataaattgtACAAACTCGATAAACGATTGAGACAGACTGAAATAATCTAACAATAAACACATTCACATGTGGTTAATCCGACTTACTCATGCATTTGTCCGTTGTCTTCCATCATTTCGTCATTTGCCATGCTAactacaagaaaaaaatttgtttatatttatatcccGCGATCATGTTTGCATGTTTCATCATGCACATACAATAATCGGAAACTTGAGATAATGTCTCCAGTTTTAATCAGTTTACCAGAATTTCTCATTAGgattcatttgaaatttaaataaatttacaatagaTAAACAATTAGAAACAATAATAGTGTAtgacttgatatttttttaagtataaattGCCAAAAAAGTTGGTTTCAATGATCAAAAGCATTCCTCTTCAATAAGTTACGCATTactttttacaatgttttttttaagttgaaacaGCTTATTTACTGCACCTTTTAAATGTTGTTGGAAATATCTAGATAACAAATGAATCTAAGTTTGTCAGGTTCAGCTGTGAGAACAGAACATATAACTGTCAACCCATTGTTAGTATTTTgggaaaattgataaaaacaaagattCCTTGCTTTTTATGTTTAAgtattttgtttcctttttgtCTTGGTACCTCGAAAAAAGTACAATAAAACTATGTTTACCAGTATCACATAAACGTACATGTTAACATGGAGTTCTCATTACTTACTTACCTCCAATAGACATTAACAACATACAGGctaccaaacaaacaaacaccttCATGCTTCTAGTTAATTTTGTGCTAGACACTACAAAAGATATACatcatatacaaataaagttACACAGTGTATAAATGATAAACGAATATATTACACTAGCAAAACTTGTCTTATTACGCTCTGCAGTATTACTtcctaataaatattttttttctatttgcgATACAACTTTGATTTCCTTTTTGTTCTAAATCGACAAACCattgttttaagaaatttcTTACAGCCACGTGCTTAGCCAAAACTATCGGCAAAAAACCTCTTCAACACAATATGAATACTATTCCGAAGAATGCAAGCGGATTGCATTCCAGTTTATGTTAACCTAGTACTGATTGTTCACTTGTTAATCAAGGTAAGTTGTCTATTGATCAAGTACAAAAACAACATCTGAAAGCAGACTACGAACTTTATTccagtatgtgcctgtcccaagtcaggagcctgtaactcagtggttgtcCTTTGTTGATGTCTgtagtatttgtttttcgaatttttttgtacaaacattagacctttttttctcatttgaattgttgccaatgcgacaactctccacaagagaacaaatgacacaaaaataaacaagtttATGTCACCGAATGGACTTCAGCAATTAGCAAAGTCCATTCCGAATGATCAGCTATAAAGGACAGGAAATGACAAacgtaaaacatttcaaacgagaaaactaacgacctaatgTAAGTACAAAACATGAACgaaaagcaaatatgtaacacaaaaaaaacgacATTCAATGAATTACCAGCTCCGGATTCTTGACAGTCAAATACATTTAGCATGTTGTGAGGTTTAAAATGTTATCACCATCCCCCTAAACTGGGACAGTGGTTTAACAGTGCAATATAAGTATGAACTATAAAAATAGTCaaatattaacatttaattcttaattatAAATGACTGAAAATATACTTACATAGGCAAATGCAATAGTTCTCGTAtgacaatttgataaataaatatatggtGTGTACCAGCTTTTATACAAACCTGTGACGCCATTGACACCTTACATTCGATAAAATACACATTGTTCATCCTGCTTTGCGGTTGTAAGTCCTTTCACGATAATTGACTACACgaatcaaaactttttttaaccAATTGAAAAAATGGACATTGCATTGtatatcacaatttttttacGAAATAtagttaaaacaatgaaaacatcCTTTCGTAACTTGTACagatattgtttaaaattaataaattaatgaGAACATCAGATATACAAACACTTTCCATGATAAGGTCTgtgatgatgtttttttattaaaaacaaaaaccgcATTTTAATGGTactttttaagtattttaatgggaactaattaattatataaatagtgGTTAAACATAGGACATAAAGTCGACCTGCATCAACATTCTATATCAACAACATGTGGTACCGATACAGATATATAGATTCGTTGTTCGTACATGCAATATCTTGtctttattgtttttgaaaagacaagcttaaatattatcaaatacatttaGAAATGGGAGGTTTAGCATggtttatatacctatatggagttattttctttcagaacgtcaggtcattctttttcagaatcaacccggacgataccatgtttcaatggtatatgctccaaggcataaaataattaCCTGTGTatggtcattattttccttgataaacatgcaatctatgatttacttcaaaattttattcctctaatagttttttgttgccgatttggaaatatattttctaaagtacaaccgatgatagatgtaaaagaaaccgtcattgtagacacgaatttatttttagaaacaaataacgagaagttttgttgatttaccgctacaataaagaaacattattataaggtcagatgaattttaatgtagactttcataaaataaatccagatttaacatgtgtaagattttgaaaatctaaataggttgattgcttaacgtccagtggcaaatatgtcatgcatgttcagaacgatacacactgaataggaaatcatactgtgacctacatgtatttatattcgtcttcgtgtcagatcgtaacttttttaaatttatgtatacctttcactctatcaaatgatcaactaataaaataatcttatattctattgaataacattaacataACTCACGAAAGGGTCGGGTGAGGAGGGGatataattttatcctgatgatattttaataaaatgtattgctattcgaAAGACAACCTTTCTGAAAGTCATTCGTtcaagtaaaatggttaaatacaTAGCAACTTTTCtgcgatagaaataacataacaaaacaaaacgaaaaaacatacccctcccccttttccataagctaagtgatacaataaataacttacaatgtgtcttgtatttgtcattcgccattatcggatggtaacaatacatttgtgtcttacttcatgcagttacagtaatatttgtattgtgtatggataacgatttttaaaaggtttatatcttaattatttagtgagttttatttcacattttaaatgagccgcagggcgttttaaaacctgaacgcattagaaaggaaaatcccactttagtgttgtcggtaaaaaaggatactaaattttacaaatctttataaaattaataattttttacggtatataagtcagataatgcatatgttAAGGTtgttcttgtcgtagaacacacctcggggtgttctacgacaagaaaaaccttaaaatatgcattatctataacatatttGCTATTTTATAAATTCTCTGAGAGTTtagcacttttttttattatgtttttacaaataacatttattactgtacactgttttttttcgaattattGGCCAAGTACAGATGAAGCATAGCTAATTGATAAATCATAGACTTTCGTATTCGTATTCATATTCTACTAATCAGTGTATTctcattgttttcttaaaaaaatcatattcaagAAAGTAGGTTATTTATTAGTATAGTCCTGTCCAACTTTATAGCTCGTGGCGTGTCTGCATGtgtcagatttaaaaaaaaatgtatacaattaGTGCACTAACATTGGGGTAAATATAAACTATCATGTAAGAATAGAGTACATGGCAAAATTCGTATCACATACCGTTTCATccagaaaatcaaatatcagcccgagggccgATGGTCCCGAAATATGActttggtcgagggtgatacggcttGTGATACGGATGTTGTCATGTGTTATacgttttatcatatatttatgtatggaGTCTATAAGAACAGTTTATTGGTACAAAACACTTGTGTTATCTTCAGAGTTATTTTGCGCGTTGTTTGTACAGTCTCATCGTATAGAGAAGCTGCTTATAATAAGTATTCATATGATGGACCTGGGTTAACAATTTGCGTCATGTTgtccatagattttttttgtttatttgtgatTTGCTTATATGAAGTTCTTTGTGTCCTACTTTAGTGTTGTTGTGCTTTATAAAACCCATTCTGGATCAAAACCTATTCatgaaaaaatagttaaaataaacCAACAAGTAAATAACAagcataatttaaaaatgaacaaaagactaGTGTATGACTGGTGAGTAAAATGTGCATTTTTGTAATATCAGAATTTAAAGATTTACCTTCTTGATATGCTTGACTCCCGTAGTCTGTTGTATAATTTCAGTTTAAATGCTAGAAAATATGAATGCTCGACGTctgtgacgtcacatatgaaacaatgacgtcattaaaaCAAATGCCGTTCAATTCATGAATaatggaagaaaacaaaacttaattttttgtgctttttttatattttcgagAAGGGGTGTAATGAAGATGGAAAGAAGGTTGTGTCAAAGGGTCTGCATCAAAGTTGAGCGATACGGATCAAACAGCAGTATAAAACTGCTCCATTAACttctaaatatataatacaaatgtatacgCGTATGCTGTATTCTTTTTGACATGGTTCATAAACAACCAAACGAAACCGCAGtgattactttttatatttccttattTGCTTGGTAATATAGTTCAAAAAATTAGCTAgtgtttataaattgaaaaatattcaatagtACAATTGGAACATTTACAGATAATGTTTTAATTCGTGTTTCAAAATATGCATGATTATATGCTTAAACTGAATATATTTACAacaaacaggaaaaaaacacattcatttcTTACTTTTATTCCCTGTTTTACTGTAGAAAAACTCATCTTAGATacaaggactaaatttagtatatacgccagacgagcgtttcgtctactaaagactatcagtgacgctcgcacccaaaaaagtgtaaaatgccaaataaagttcgaagttgaagagcCTTCAGAAccacaattcataaaagttttgccaaatacagataagttaatctatgcctgaggtagaaaagccttagtatttcaaaaaattctaaaatttgtaacagtaaatttataaatataaccaaatcaATGGCAATTCATGTGTAGGTTTAGTGTCTACATATCAATATATTGATAAACACTTGTAATAtggttatattcataaatttgctgtttacaaatttttgaattttttgaaatactggaatttggtcctcaatgctcttcaacttcgcaCTTTacttggccttttaaacttttcgGGGatttgaacgtcactgatgagtcttttgtagactaaatttagtcctggtatttatgataaGTTTATGTAAACTGCATGTAAAGATATTGTTGTATCTCAagcttaagaaaaaaatgtaaattgcttatttattgcaatatttaaaaattttgcaAGGTatcaatatctatattttatagTGGCGTTTAGCCCTTCATATGCTACTGCATATGTTGATGAAATAGTAAAACGACagaataaataatgtttgacaCTGACAGTTCGTTTAGCCCCCATaggaaaattaaagttttgtttatttgtttctgGTGTTATTGTTATCCTGATGATGACAATACTTTATCTAAACATATACTATGATTTATTGTGAGGTCTGTAACATCAAAGTAGTGCACTACTTATGAAAGGGACACAGGTATACGTATGTACTGTAACATGATTGAAGAAATGCTAAGAGCTAGGTCAAATATTAACCATAATCAGCAGAGATTGGTCCAGTTACTAtcaatataatcatgataattgattaaattacaattactttgtcatttgtacgaTTACATTAAAGTAACTTATACATCATTTTTGAAGTTatctgattaaattaatgatacattggcaaagtaatcaagattacatctgattacaatgtattaaaaaaaactattttgaataatgtgaatgaataaagtttaatataaccatagtattttttttaatattataaaatgataacttcaaacttcatctatttaataaatcataaaagttcactacatatatacatgaacATTGTGTCACTGGTGATGACCCATTTCACTTTATCATACTTGATCTCTGAATTGTGTTGACTCCAATTGAATAAAGGTTTattaagaatttgatttttttctgctgACCTCTTCAAAACTGTATATGTATTTCAAGGTGCAGTTAATGgattaaggcaacagtagtataccgctgttcaaaacgcataaatccatggacaaaaaacaaaatcgggataacaaactaaaaccgaggcaaacgcattaaatataagaggagaacaacgacataacaccgaaacgcaacactcacagaaacggaccaagcatcagacaaaatcccacgggaataacaaatataacatctaaaccaaatacatgaatttgggataaacaagtactgTGCCACgtattatcttaatatctcaaaaataagagaaaaacaaacgacacaacattaaaatgcaacacacacagaaacaaacaataatataacaatggccatcttcctgacttggtacaggatatttttaaaagggaataaaaatggtgggttgaacctggttttgtggaatgtcaaacctcgcactttaaaggcaaagttaaatataacattgaaatgacaacataatagtacaagactacaatacaaataaataggagaacatattagacaaagaaacaaggtttaaaattcaatacgtcaaaaaagcgcctcgtccacacaagactcaccagtgacgccaagatataaaagatcgaaagtgaaaaagtacaaagttgtacagcactgaagatcaaaagttgaaaaaggttgtgccaaatacggctttgtttttatgcttggaattagaacatccttattatttaggacaattcatgctattgcaaacagtaaattttatcaaatgaatatgaaagagatatacataatgaaactgaagtattatctaattacagaaaactaaacccgaatacataatgctaagaCCAACACAGAATTGAACTTGAATTAATGGAAGTTTAAATATGGAGGAAATAAAGTAAATAGTTAAAGACCATGTAAAGTTTTAATTGTTAAATCAAATTGAGAACAAAAGATAAGTACtaaaaatcattgcattttacatgtccagtccgaatatataccaaaatctggttattttaaacaatgttcatgtatttgtccaccttttaatttagtttgtgCTAATTAGAATGATCACTTATAGCACAAATtgtctaaaatatcaaattatcataaaacaaccaaaagttcacaatttggtTGAGAAATGGGTctatttcaaaagccaaaatgttaaataaatcaGTTATGTTCATCAAAGTACATACTATTCTCAAAAGTAAGCCCACTTTagacattttgtcaaaatattgtgATTTTGCGCAATAATCAGACCTAAAAGCATTAGAAACACCTTGACCTCCGCCTAC
It contains:
- the LOC134684044 gene encoding uncharacterized protein LOC134684044; amino-acid sequence: MKVFVCLVACMLLMSIGVSMANDEMMEDNGQMHERVKRAPCWQRKCTFNFQCCYGYTCSYRRCVRKRG